The Candidatus Aenigmatarchaeota archaeon genome segment TTAGCTTTTCGAGACGCGCGAACTTTTTCATCTGCTCTCGCTTTATATGCTCTGAAAGGTCGCTTATTTCTCCTTTCTCAAGGTCAATCCGGAGAACCCTCCCGTTTCCCGCACTGATTGCAAGGGGGTGGAATTTTCCCGAGCCGATGAATATGCTGAGCTCGCTATCGTTTTTTACCTCAGAGCAGCCAAGGATTATCTTTTTCTCCTCTACTGTTTTTCCCTGTTTTTTCAGGGTTTCCTCCAGCCAGTCGAGAGCCGGCTTGAACTGGACGGAGGAGTAGAGGGAGACGTTTTTTTCAGGAAGGCCTCTTAATTTTTCCTCCAGCCCTTTGGGGATTTCAGGCCTGTACTCAAGCGGGAGATAGATGACAGGCACATCGGTTTTGACTCCAAAGTCGGAGTGGCCCAGGTGAATAATCGCGCCGCACCCCATCAGTTTTGCCTCTTCAATTGGCAGGTCGCAGGCGCCATAGCAGGGCTCCCCGGAAATTATTGTTTCGATTCCAACTTCCTTTTCTATTGCTTCTGAAATCTCCCCTGCCCGGGTTTTCAGGCCTTCAGGCGCCTGAAGGAGAACTCTCATGTATTTTTTGGATTTTAGTTCCTCCACGAGCCCCTTGAGATTCAGGTTAAGCATAACTAAAGCTTAAGCAGTAAATATCTAAATTTATAAAAATATTCCAAAAATTGCTTGACTTTCGGTTATTTGCCGCCCTTTTCAGGGCCGCCGCTGTCCTGCCCGACGAAGTACCACATTCCGCCGACTACCACCAGTATAATCACCAGAGCTGTCAGGTCGTTTGAGGACATGCCCATCATGCGCATGTTTCCGCCAAGAAGCATCCAGGCAAGAAGGACAATTACCACGAGAACGGCTATTCCTTTCCAGCCAGAAAAGCTGCTGGGCATCATGTTGCTGTTGGTAAGGCCGATTACTAGCAGTATTCCAAGAATCACGAAGAGGAAGGTCATCATCCCCACTGAAGTGTTGACAAAGAACTGCCCCATTGTGCTCCCGAAAGGAGTTCCCGCTGCAATGAAGAAGCCGACCGACAGGGCAATAAGCCCTGAAACGCCTCTTCCCGTCTTGTCGCTTCCGAATATCTGGAGTTTTATCAAAAGCCCGAATATCATCGCAAAGGTTATTATCCAGGGGAACAGAACATTGTACAAGATTGTGCATAGATTTCCTGAAAGTCCCAGGTATGAGCAAATCGCTGATGCCATAATTACAGGAGGAAGTATATATTTACCTTCCGGGGCGGTTTTTTCTTATAAATCCCATTCCGGCTTTTATTATGGCGCAAAAAAACGGAGGTTCGATAAAGGATCAGGTTAAGAAAATAAGCGACTTCGAGTATTTGATTGAAAAGTCTGCCCGGGCAGGAATGAGGGTGAACGCTAAAGCTATCCTTACCGACCGGCTCCTTGAGGCGGTTGAGGATGAGGCATTAAAGCAGCTGACTAATGTCGCCTGCCTGCCGGGAGTTATAGAGCCGGTTTGCGGAATGCCTGATATCCACTGGGGGTATGGCCTGCCCATGGGCGCGGTCGGGGCGTTTGACTCGAAAGAGGGGATCATTTCATCTGGCTGCACCGGATTTGACATAAACTGCGGAATCCGCATGATTAAGACGAACCTTACCTATGACGAAGTAAAGCCAAAGCTTAGAAACCTTATCGACACCTTGTTCAAGAATGTCCCTTCGGGCGTCGGCTCAACTGGGCGGCTGAAGCTAACCCGGGACCAGCTTTCCGAAGTCCTGGTGAAGGGCGCTAAGTGGGCAGTCGAGAAAAATTACGCTACAAAGAAAGACATCCAGCACATGGAGGAGTACGGGTGCATGGAAGGGGCTGACCCGAACAAGATTTCCGACCTTGCGATGAAAAGGGGGCTTCCTCAGCTAGGAACCTTGGGCGCAGGAAACCACTTTCTTGAGGTGCAGAGAGTCGAGCAGATTTTTGACAAGAAGACCGCTGAAGTTTTCGGAGTTGGTAAGCCCGACCAGGTTATAATAATGCTTCACTGCGGGAGCCGCGGCTTTGGCCACCAGGTAGCAACAGACTATCTGGAGATTCACGAAAAAGCCGCTAAAAAGTACGGAATCGAGCTTCCTGACCCGCAATTAGTTTGCGCGCCGGTGGCTTCAGAGGAGGGGCAGAATTACTTTGCCGCCATGAAGTGCGCGGTAAATTACGCTTTTGTCAATAGAACTGTAATGACTTCGTGGGTCCGGGAGAGCTTCGAGCAGGTGTTTTTGAAGGACTGGGAGGAGCTTGAGATGGACCTGATTTACGACGTCTGCCACAACATCTGTAAATTGGAGGAGCACGAGGTCGATGGAAAGAAGAAGATGCTTTATGTCCACAGGAAGGGCTCGACTCGAAGCCTGCCTGCGGGGCATGAATTGATACCTGAAACTTACAAGACTGTCGGCCAACCGGTGCTTATTGCCGGCTCGATGGGAACTGCAAGCTACATCCTTGTCGGCGGAAGCAAGGCGAAGAACACCTTTTATTCGAGCTGCCACGGGGCAGGAAGAGTTATGAGCAGAAACGAGGCGATAAGAAGGTTCAAGGGAAACCAGGTAAAGTCAGATTTGGCAAACGTCGGCATAATCGCAAGGTCAACTTCCCCAATAGTCCTGGCAGAAGAGTCGCCAAACGCCTACAAGGACATAGATGAAGTCATAAAGGCAGTTGACGCAGCAGACATTTCCAGGAAGGTTGTCAGGGTTGTTCCGATTGGAGTTGTGAAGGGATAGCTTTTGGAGTGCTTTTTTAGAACTCAGGATTCTAACTTTCGAGACTGGTTTTGGCAATTATTAGATTAAAGTGTCTTAAACTATGGAGGAGCCACTGTTCAACCCGAGAACCGTAAAGCGGCTAGTTTCAGATATCAAGATTTCGGCCAAGCAGAAAAGGGCAGCTGAAGACTGGCTTAATCTGCTTAAAGAAGGAAAACTTGAAAAAGAGAAACAAGGTTATTTCCCATTCGCAAACATCCTTCTAAGAGACCTTTTGGGGTACGATATAAGCCTTGAGAGCCTAAAACACGAGGACAAGCACATGGAGTTCTCGTTCGAGGACAAAACAGGGTCAAAATTCGTGTGCTTTGAGGCGAAGGGCACGAAAACCGAAGATTTATGGGCATCTCAGCACCGAAACGAAAAAGTAAAAGAGACGCCCGTCAATCAAGTCAATCATTATATCTACGAATTAGGGATTCCGTATGGAGTTCTGACAAATTACAAGATATTTGTGCTTTTTGACAGAAGTGTGGGGAGTTCAAAATTCCACAAGTTCGATTTCTGCTCAATTCGGGAAAATCCGGAAAAACTGAAGGAATTCGTGGCTATCTTTTCAAGGGAGAGCTTAGAAGGCGGCTTTGTCGAAAAGCTGTCCGAGGCGTCAAAAGTCGAGGAGCGGAATTTCACAAAGGAGTTTTACAAGCTGTTCCACGAAACCCGCCTGATGATGCTCAAGGAATTCCGTGAGAACGGCATTTCAAGGGAGGACGCGCTCCATTATGCCCAGCTTTATCTGAATCGCCTGATGTTTACATTCTTTGCTGAGGACACAGACAAGCTTTCCGAGCGGCTTTTCGAGAAAATGGTGACAGACGCCCTCAAAATGGAAACTTTGCTCTCCGACAGGTCAAACTACGTTTCCGCCACGATTTCTGACCTGTTCGGGCGGATGAATGAAGGTTCGGAAACGCCCGTAAAAATCCAGCAATTCAACGGCGGCCTGTTCAAAGAAGAAATCCCTCAAACGGTGTACTTTAAGGACTTTAGGGATTCAAAGTTTTTCGCCGAGGTTTACAAAAATTCCACGCTCAAAAAGGAGCCGGAACTCGACGAGGCGACAAAGCCGATTTTCACCAAGTACCAGAATAAGCTTAGCCCAATCATCAAAAACCTGCTTCTTATGGCGTCCTTTGACTTCAAGACCGAAGTAAACGTAAATATCCTGGGCCACATATTCGAGCAGTCGCTTTCGGATTTGGAGGAGCTTAAGGAAGGAAGCGAAGTGTCGAAACGCAAGAAAGACGGTATTTTTTACACGCCGGAGTACATTACAGACTACATCTGCCGGAATACGATTATTCCGTATTTGTCCAAAAAAGAGGCGAAAACCGCCAAAGAGTTGGTCAAAGAGTATTCTTCAGACATTTCCGAGCTTGAGGAGAAATTCCGGCGGATAAAGATTTTAGACCCCGCCTGCGGCTCAGGGGCGTTTTTGATAAAGGCGGTCGATGTCCTGCTTGAAATTCAAAAGGAAATCCAGAACTTCAAGCAGGAAAAGGGAGAATATTTTGCGACAGGCGCCACCGGCTCGCTTGGCTCGGGAAAACGGCTCAGCGCAAAAGACAAGCAGATGTCCCTTATCGGAGAAAGCTCAAAATGGGTCGAGGAAGACGAGGCAAGGGAAATAATCCAGAACAACATTTTCGGCGTTGACATAAACGAGGAATCGGTCGAGATAACAAAGCTCAGCTTATTCCTGAAGATTGCCAAGAAGAACAAGAAGCTGATAAGCTTGGACAAAAACATAAAGTGCGGAAATTCTTTGATTGACGACAAATCGGTTGACCCGAAGGCGTTCAAGTGGGAAGAGGAGTTTTCGGAGATTATGTCAAAAGGCGGTTTTGATGTGGTGATTGGGAATCCTCCTTATGTCAATATTGCCAACATTAGTGATGAAAATACCAGAACATTCTACCAAACTCATTATGCAACTGTTAAGAACAAGAGTGATCTGTATAGTATATTTACCGAAAAAGGAAAGAATCTTTTGAAGAAAGAGGGATTATTGAGTTTTATATTCTCAAACTCTTGGTTAGGCACAGATAGTTTCAGCAAATTTAGAGAGTTTCTTGTAAATGAAACAGAAGTATTACGATTAATAAAACTGCCTCCAGGAGTTTTTGAAGATGCAATAGTTACAACAACCATACTTACCTTCCAGAATAAAATTCCCCCTAACAATCACAAAATAGAGCTTTTGGAATATGATAATGGAAAATTCGACAAAATGAATCATGACTTAGCATATGAAAGAATAAAAAGAACTCAGAATTTGACATTTTCTTTCGAGCCGGAAACTATATTTCATACAAAGACCGTAAGACTAGGAGAAATTGCGAATTTTTCTTTAGGAATAAAAACAAGTGATGACGAAAGATTTATTTTGGAAGCTAAAAAAGATAATGATACTTACCCTGTACTTAGAGGAAAAGACATTGATAGATATTATTCCGGCAAATCTAAAAAATGGATTTGGTACAAACCAAAACTTATGATGGAGAAAGTAGGGGCGGGCCCAAGAAAAATAGAATATTTCAAAGTTCCATCAAAAATACTTTTTCAGGGAATATGTGGGGGGAGTATCAAAGCAAGCATTGATACCGAGAAACATCTTACAAACGACAAAATACATATCCTCTATTATCTGGAGAAGAATTACCGGGTATCCTATATTCTAGCTTTAGTAAACTCTAAATTTATTGATGCGTGGTTGAACTCCAATTTCAATAAACTTCTTGAAATAAAAATAAACCAGCTTCAACAAATCCCAATCCCAGAAATCCCGCCCTCCGAGCAAAAGCCATTTATCGAGAAGGCGGATAAAATGCTAAAACTTAACAAAGAATTTTACGAGAAGAGGGCGAAATTCCTCGACAGGGTCGCCCAAAACCTCAAAGTCGAGAAAAGCTCGAAAAGGGTCGAAAACTTCCACGAACTCGCCTTTTCGGACTTTTTGGCGGAGCTTGCCAAAAAGAAGGTCAAACTAACGCTAAAAGAGCAGGACGAGTGGTCGGAATATTTCGAGGGCTACAAAAAGGATTTGACCGGATTAAAGCAGGAAATAGAGAAGACAGACCGGGAAATTGACCAGATGGTTTACAAGCTCTATGGCTTGACCGAAGAAGAGATTAAGATTGTTGAGAGGAGTTTGAAGTAACTATTATATCCAAGGTGAGTATAGAATATATGCTGGAGCAAAACATACCTACAAAACTAAGCTTGTAATTTATGAGGCAAAAAGTCGTCGTAAACGACCTGATGCAGAAGAATTATGTTTACTATCTGACCGAGCCAGTTGGAAAGAATTTCCACCCCGAATTCAAGCCAGACCTGACACCAAAAGAGATGCTTATGATGGGCGTCTTTGGCGGCAAATACATGACTGACTGCAAAGAGGAGTTTCCACAGGACTGGTTTCTAAAGGCAAAGCTTTGCCACGAGTTTCACGACCCGAAACTGAACTTCTTCGGTGTCAACGCCTCAAAGCCCCTCTCTTACTGGCGGGCGAAGGGCTGGATTTATTGGGAAGACCCGAGGGGCTGGTTTCAATGGTATTGTAGATATTATATGGGGAG includes the following:
- the dph2 gene encoding diphthamide biosynthesis enzyme Dph2, whose translation is MLNLNLKGLVEELKSKKYMRVLLQAPEGLKTRAGEISEAIEKEVGIETIISGEPCYGACDLPIEEAKLMGCGAIIHLGHSDFGVKTDVPVIYLPLEYRPEIPKGLEEKLRGLPEKNVSLYSSVQFKPALDWLEETLKKQGKTVEEKKIILGCSEVKNDSELSIFIGSGKFHPLAISAGNGRVLRIDLEKGEISDLSEHIKREQMKKFARLEKLKDAKSVGILVSKKPGQFHKEFGELRKKLSQQGKRAEVLIFDEITDEKLLGLPYDAYINTACPRILDNSFKKPVINLRDLE
- a CDS encoding RtcB family protein gives rise to the protein MKDQVKKISDFEYLIEKSARAGMRVNAKAILTDRLLEAVEDEALKQLTNVACLPGVIEPVCGMPDIHWGYGLPMGAVGAFDSKEGIISSGCTGFDINCGIRMIKTNLTYDEVKPKLRNLIDTLFKNVPSGVGSTGRLKLTRDQLSEVLVKGAKWAVEKNYATKKDIQHMEEYGCMEGADPNKISDLAMKRGLPQLGTLGAGNHFLEVQRVEQIFDKKTAEVFGVGKPDQVIIMLHCGSRGFGHQVATDYLEIHEKAAKKYGIELPDPQLVCAPVASEEGQNYFAAMKCAVNYAFVNRTVMTSWVRESFEQVFLKDWEELEMDLIYDVCHNICKLEEHEVDGKKKMLYVHRKGSTRSLPAGHELIPETYKTVGQPVLIAGSMGTASYILVGGSKAKNTFYSSCHGAGRVMSRNEAIRRFKGNQVKSDLANVGIIARSTSPIVLAEESPNAYKDIDEVIKAVDAADISRKVVRVVPIGVVKG
- a CDS encoding N-6 DNA methylase, with product MEEPLFNPRTVKRLVSDIKISAKQKRAAEDWLNLLKEGKLEKEKQGYFPFANILLRDLLGYDISLESLKHEDKHMEFSFEDKTGSKFVCFEAKGTKTEDLWASQHRNEKVKETPVNQVNHYIYELGIPYGVLTNYKIFVLFDRSVGSSKFHKFDFCSIRENPEKLKEFVAIFSRESLEGGFVEKLSEASKVEERNFTKEFYKLFHETRLMMLKEFRENGISREDALHYAQLYLNRLMFTFFAEDTDKLSERLFEKMVTDALKMETLLSDRSNYVSATISDLFGRMNEGSETPVKIQQFNGGLFKEEIPQTVYFKDFRDSKFFAEVYKNSTLKKEPELDEATKPIFTKYQNKLSPIIKNLLLMASFDFKTEVNVNILGHIFEQSLSDLEELKEGSEVSKRKKDGIFYTPEYITDYICRNTIIPYLSKKEAKTAKELVKEYSSDISELEEKFRRIKILDPACGSGAFLIKAVDVLLEIQKEIQNFKQEKGEYFATGATGSLGSGKRLSAKDKQMSLIGESSKWVEEDEAREIIQNNIFGVDINEESVEITKLSLFLKIAKKNKKLISLDKNIKCGNSLIDDKSVDPKAFKWEEEFSEIMSKGGFDVVIGNPPYVNIANISDENTRTFYQTHYATVKNKSDLYSIFTEKGKNLLKKEGLLSFIFSNSWLGTDSFSKFREFLVNETEVLRLIKLPPGVFEDAIVTTTILTFQNKIPPNNHKIELLEYDNGKFDKMNHDLAYERIKRTQNLTFSFEPETIFHTKTVRLGEIANFSLGIKTSDDERFILEAKKDNDTYPVLRGKDIDRYYSGKSKKWIWYKPKLMMEKVGAGPRKIEYFKVPSKILFQGICGGSIKASIDTEKHLTNDKIHILYYLEKNYRVSYILALVNSKFIDAWLNSNFNKLLEIKINQLQQIPIPEIPPSEQKPFIEKADKMLKLNKEFYEKRAKFLDRVAQNLKVEKSSKRVENFHELAFSDFLAELAKKKVKLTLKEQDEWSEYFEGYKKDLTGLKQEIEKTDREIDQMVYKLYGLTEEEIKIVERSLK